A single window of Gossypium hirsutum isolate 1008001.06 chromosome A10, Gossypium_hirsutum_v2.1, whole genome shotgun sequence DNA harbors:
- the LOC107915781 gene encoding sarcolemmal membrane-associated protein isoform X1, giving the protein MAKLEKPVLAEDSLYGFKEVAEGAAIFVQKQLHSPGFENVDNKHNCNIEDLQAVGDDLLSKIHNLENRFATVFLECRVSELAVAEFDDEIRLCLAELKQLCTLYSFANPKGAHGYDCLETLRSSDLISQKQQVSPCLEDSGLVKELPAKLIEIEKLKSDNLAKDNELKALRNRQKELEAHICSVEKQKSQLEENMEIMRREVVVTAKFLDDLRSEMMELNSNMDSRMSANKILIKKPSELEEGKKGMEVYLSQLEEENLLLSEGLCCLEEKLMYPNDGREYCHVELQIPEFDATNFKDEIIRRLEDEMEVRTFVMIQKVEEMQRQWSVVQEECECLKIENLTLIEECSMLQKANEDLRKQKMELNVRCTVLEVESKESANGCSNMPNKVDNLQRENQLLEEEISAQLQKKVLLQDEILALRETISEIKFENEVLEASFAMLLRDHEELEAETTLFVQKISNSCSCGKVFLEEALGAQKGLLKNEQAYILADNKQNCNTESQFMGVELAEVLDVDDLYKAQLKSLFLKDVSTHIDIPANSTGEGVGTKDRHECKVPTLEIEMSARYYMC; this is encoded by the exons GTTGATAACAAGCATAACTGCAATATTGAAGATTTACAGGCTGTAGGAGATGATCTTTTGTCAAAGATTCATAATCTTGAGAACAGATTTGCTACTGTATTTCTAGAATGCAGGGTTTCTGAACTGGCTGTTGCTGAGTTTGATGACGAGATTCGACTTTGTTTAGCTGAGTTAAAGCAGTTGTGTACTCTTTATTCATTTGCAAATCCTAAAGGAGCTCATGGATATGATTGTTTGGAAACTTTGAGAAGTTCAGATTTGATTAGTCAAAAACAGCAGGTTTCTCCTTGTCTAGAAGATAGTGGTCTGGTCAAGGAATTGCCAGCAAAATTAATAGAGATAGAGAAGCTTAAATCGGACAATTTGGCCAAGGATAATGAGCTCAAGGCTTTGAGGAATCGGCAAAAAGAGTTAGAAGCTCATATTTGTTCCGTTGAGAAGCAGAAAAGCCAGTTGGAGGAAAATATGGAAATAATGCGGAGAGAAGTTGTTGTTACAGCTAAATTCTTGGATGATTTGCGGAGTGAAATGATGGAACTTAATAGCAATATGGATTCCCGGATGTCTGCCAACAAAATTCTCATAAAGAAACCTTCAGAACTCGAAGAAGGAAAGAAGGGCATGGAAGTTTATTTATCTCAACtagaagaagaaaatttacttTTATCAGAAGGGTTATGTTGTTTAGAAGAAAAATTAATGTACCCTAATGATGGAAGAGAGTACTGTCACGTGGAACTACAAATTCCAGAATTTGATGCTACGAATTTCAAAGATGAGATAATAAGAAGATTGGAAGATGAAATGGAGGTGCGAACATTTGTTATGATACAGAAGGTTGAAGAGATGCAAAGGCAATGGTCAGTAGTTCAAGAAGAGTGTGAGTGTCTCAAAATCGAAAATCTTACACTCATTGAAGAATGTAGTATGCTTCAGAAAGCAAATGAAGACCTAAGGAAACAAAAGATGGAGTTAAATGTGCGGTGTACGGTCCTGGAAGTAGAATCGAAAGAATCAGCAAACGGTTGTTCTAATATGCCGAACAAGGTTGACAACCTCCAAAGAGAGAACCAGCTTTTGGAAGAAGAAATTTCGGCTCAGTTGCAGAAAAAAGTACTCCTTCAGGATGAAATTTTGGCTCTTAGGGAAACAATTAGTGaaatcaagtttgaaaatgaagtGCTGGAAGCTTCTTTTGCGATGCTATTGAGAGACCATGAAGAACTTGAGGCTGAAACAACCTTATTCGTTCAGAAAATCTCTAATAGTTGCAGTTGTGGCAAAGTTTTCCTTGAAGAAGCCTTGGGAGCTCAAAAAGGTTTGCTGAAAAATGAGCAAGCCTACATACTG GCTGATAACAAACAAAACTGCAATACTGAAAGTCAATTTATGGGAGTTGAGCTTGCAGAAGTTTTAGATGTAGATGACTTGTATAAGGCCCAGCTTAAGAG TTTGTTTTTGAAGGATGTAAGCACTCATATAGACATTCCTGCAAATTCGACAGGTGAAGGTGTTGGAACAAAAGACAGACATGAATGCAAGGTACCAACACTTGAGATCGAGATGAGTGCTAGGTATTATATGTGTTGA
- the LOC107915781 gene encoding sarcolemmal membrane-associated protein isoform X3 — protein MAKLEKPVLAEDSLYGFKEVAEGAAIFVQKQLHSPGFENVDNKHNCNIEDLQAVGDDLLSKIHNLENRFATVFLECRVSELAVAEFDDEIRLCLAELKQLCTLYSFANPKGAHGYDCLETLRSSDLISQKQQVSPCLEDSGLVKELPAKLIEIEKLKSDNLAKDNELKALRNRQKELEAHICSVEKQKSQLEENMEIMRREVVVTAKFLDDLRSEMMELNSNMDSRMSANKILIKKPSELEEGKKGMEVYLSQLEEENLLLSEGLCCLEEKLMYPNDGREYCHVELQIPEFDATNFKDEIIRRLEDEMEVRTFVMIQKVEEMQRQWSVVQEECECLKIENLTLIEECSMLQKANEDLRKQKMELNVRCTVLEVESKESANGCSNMPNKVDNLQRENQLLEEEISAQLQKKVLLQDEILALRETISEIKFENEVLEASFAMLLRDHEELEAETTLFVQKISNSCSCGKVFLEEALGAQKGLLKNEQAYILADNKQNCNTESQFMGVELAEVLDVDDLYKAQLKR, from the exons GTTGATAACAAGCATAACTGCAATATTGAAGATTTACAGGCTGTAGGAGATGATCTTTTGTCAAAGATTCATAATCTTGAGAACAGATTTGCTACTGTATTTCTAGAATGCAGGGTTTCTGAACTGGCTGTTGCTGAGTTTGATGACGAGATTCGACTTTGTTTAGCTGAGTTAAAGCAGTTGTGTACTCTTTATTCATTTGCAAATCCTAAAGGAGCTCATGGATATGATTGTTTGGAAACTTTGAGAAGTTCAGATTTGATTAGTCAAAAACAGCAGGTTTCTCCTTGTCTAGAAGATAGTGGTCTGGTCAAGGAATTGCCAGCAAAATTAATAGAGATAGAGAAGCTTAAATCGGACAATTTGGCCAAGGATAATGAGCTCAAGGCTTTGAGGAATCGGCAAAAAGAGTTAGAAGCTCATATTTGTTCCGTTGAGAAGCAGAAAAGCCAGTTGGAGGAAAATATGGAAATAATGCGGAGAGAAGTTGTTGTTACAGCTAAATTCTTGGATGATTTGCGGAGTGAAATGATGGAACTTAATAGCAATATGGATTCCCGGATGTCTGCCAACAAAATTCTCATAAAGAAACCTTCAGAACTCGAAGAAGGAAAGAAGGGCATGGAAGTTTATTTATCTCAACtagaagaagaaaatttacttTTATCAGAAGGGTTATGTTGTTTAGAAGAAAAATTAATGTACCCTAATGATGGAAGAGAGTACTGTCACGTGGAACTACAAATTCCAGAATTTGATGCTACGAATTTCAAAGATGAGATAATAAGAAGATTGGAAGATGAAATGGAGGTGCGAACATTTGTTATGATACAGAAGGTTGAAGAGATGCAAAGGCAATGGTCAGTAGTTCAAGAAGAGTGTGAGTGTCTCAAAATCGAAAATCTTACACTCATTGAAGAATGTAGTATGCTTCAGAAAGCAAATGAAGACCTAAGGAAACAAAAGATGGAGTTAAATGTGCGGTGTACGGTCCTGGAAGTAGAATCGAAAGAATCAGCAAACGGTTGTTCTAATATGCCGAACAAGGTTGACAACCTCCAAAGAGAGAACCAGCTTTTGGAAGAAGAAATTTCGGCTCAGTTGCAGAAAAAAGTACTCCTTCAGGATGAAATTTTGGCTCTTAGGGAAACAATTAGTGaaatcaagtttgaaaatgaagtGCTGGAAGCTTCTTTTGCGATGCTATTGAGAGACCATGAAGAACTTGAGGCTGAAACAACCTTATTCGTTCAGAAAATCTCTAATAGTTGCAGTTGTGGCAAAGTTTTCCTTGAAGAAGCCTTGGGAGCTCAAAAAGGTTTGCTGAAAAATGAGCAAGCCTACATACTG GCTGATAACAAACAAAACTGCAATACTGAAAGTCAATTTATGGGAGTTGAGCTTGCAGAAGTTTTAGATGTAGATGACTTGTATAAGGCCCAGCTTAAGAG GTGA
- the LOC107915781 gene encoding sarcolemmal membrane-associated protein isoform X2, translating to MAKLEKPVLAEDSLYGFKEVAEGAAIFVQKQLHSPGFENVDNKHNCNIEDLQAVGDDLLSKIHNLENRFATVFLECRVSELAVAEFDDEIRLCLAELKQLCTLYSFANPKGAHGYDCLETLRSSDLISQKQQVSPCLEDSGLVKELPAKLIEIEKLKSDNLAKDNELKALRNRQKELEAHICSVEKQKSQLEENMEIMRREVVVTAKFLDDLRSEMMELNSNMDSRMSANKILIKKPSELEEGKKGMEVYLSQLEEENLLLSEGLCCLEEKLMYPNDGREYCHVELQIPEFDATNFKDEIIRRLEDEMEVRTFVMIQKVEEMQRQWSVVQEECECLKIENLTLIEECSMLQKANEDLRKQKMELNVRCTVLEVESKESANGCSNMPNKVDNLQRENQLLEEEISAQLQKKVLLQDEILALRETISEIKFENEVLEASFAMLLRDHEELEAETTLFVQKISNSCSCGKVFLEEALGAQKGLLKNEQAYILADNKQNCNTESQFMGVELAEVLDVDDLYKAQLKRCV from the exons GTTGATAACAAGCATAACTGCAATATTGAAGATTTACAGGCTGTAGGAGATGATCTTTTGTCAAAGATTCATAATCTTGAGAACAGATTTGCTACTGTATTTCTAGAATGCAGGGTTTCTGAACTGGCTGTTGCTGAGTTTGATGACGAGATTCGACTTTGTTTAGCTGAGTTAAAGCAGTTGTGTACTCTTTATTCATTTGCAAATCCTAAAGGAGCTCATGGATATGATTGTTTGGAAACTTTGAGAAGTTCAGATTTGATTAGTCAAAAACAGCAGGTTTCTCCTTGTCTAGAAGATAGTGGTCTGGTCAAGGAATTGCCAGCAAAATTAATAGAGATAGAGAAGCTTAAATCGGACAATTTGGCCAAGGATAATGAGCTCAAGGCTTTGAGGAATCGGCAAAAAGAGTTAGAAGCTCATATTTGTTCCGTTGAGAAGCAGAAAAGCCAGTTGGAGGAAAATATGGAAATAATGCGGAGAGAAGTTGTTGTTACAGCTAAATTCTTGGATGATTTGCGGAGTGAAATGATGGAACTTAATAGCAATATGGATTCCCGGATGTCTGCCAACAAAATTCTCATAAAGAAACCTTCAGAACTCGAAGAAGGAAAGAAGGGCATGGAAGTTTATTTATCTCAACtagaagaagaaaatttacttTTATCAGAAGGGTTATGTTGTTTAGAAGAAAAATTAATGTACCCTAATGATGGAAGAGAGTACTGTCACGTGGAACTACAAATTCCAGAATTTGATGCTACGAATTTCAAAGATGAGATAATAAGAAGATTGGAAGATGAAATGGAGGTGCGAACATTTGTTATGATACAGAAGGTTGAAGAGATGCAAAGGCAATGGTCAGTAGTTCAAGAAGAGTGTGAGTGTCTCAAAATCGAAAATCTTACACTCATTGAAGAATGTAGTATGCTTCAGAAAGCAAATGAAGACCTAAGGAAACAAAAGATGGAGTTAAATGTGCGGTGTACGGTCCTGGAAGTAGAATCGAAAGAATCAGCAAACGGTTGTTCTAATATGCCGAACAAGGTTGACAACCTCCAAAGAGAGAACCAGCTTTTGGAAGAAGAAATTTCGGCTCAGTTGCAGAAAAAAGTACTCCTTCAGGATGAAATTTTGGCTCTTAGGGAAACAATTAGTGaaatcaagtttgaaaatgaagtGCTGGAAGCTTCTTTTGCGATGCTATTGAGAGACCATGAAGAACTTGAGGCTGAAACAACCTTATTCGTTCAGAAAATCTCTAATAGTTGCAGTTGTGGCAAAGTTTTCCTTGAAGAAGCCTTGGGAGCTCAAAAAGGTTTGCTGAAAAATGAGCAAGCCTACATACTG GCTGATAACAAACAAAACTGCAATACTGAAAGTCAATTTATGGGAGTTGAGCTTGCAGAAGTTTTAGATGTAGATGACTTGTATAAGGCCCAGCTTAAGAGGTGCGTATAA